A single Alphaproteobacteria bacterium DNA region contains:
- the mutM gene encoding bifunctional DNA-formamidopyrimidine glycosylase/DNA-(apurinic or apyrimidinic site) lyase: protein MPELPEVETVCRGLAAKLVGRRLARVETRRPDLRVPLPRGFVNRVQGLTVERIDRRAKYILMRLEGGLVLLVHLGMSGRMIIANGAPPDRHDHVVFVTDDGSEIRFNDHRRFGLMLLTREGELANHPLLAGIGPEPLGNSFNAEVLAAALKGKKTPIKAALLDQTVVAGLGNIYVCESLYWADVSPKRLARTCIGERAERLVRAIRKVLTEAIAAGGSSLRDHVQPSGELGYFQHSWAVYGREGEACPRCVADAVPCKIKRIVQSNRSTFLCPRFQR, encoded by the coding sequence ATGCCTGAGCTTCCCGAAGTCGAGACGGTTTGCCGAGGGCTGGCAGCCAAGCTGGTCGGCCGCCGCCTCGCGCGGGTCGAAACCCGTCGACCCGATTTGCGCGTTCCCCTGCCCCGAGGATTTGTCAATCGCGTTCAGGGCCTCACGGTCGAGCGCATCGATCGCCGGGCAAAATACATTCTCATGCGACTCGAAGGTGGGCTCGTACTTTTGGTGCATCTCGGCATGTCCGGACGAATGATCATCGCGAACGGCGCGCCACCCGATCGTCACGATCACGTAGTCTTCGTGACCGATGACGGCAGCGAAATCCGCTTCAACGATCATCGTCGTTTCGGGCTCATGCTTCTCACCCGAGAAGGCGAACTCGCAAACCATCCGCTACTTGCCGGGATCGGACCCGAGCCGCTTGGCAACAGCTTCAACGCCGAGGTTCTTGCGGCAGCACTCAAGGGCAAAAAGACGCCGATCAAGGCCGCCCTTCTCGACCAGACCGTCGTCGCCGGTCTCGGCAACATCTATGTCTGCGAAAGCCTCTATTGGGCCGATGTCTCGCCCAAGCGGCTGGCGCGCACTTGTATTGGCGAGCGCGCCGAGCGCCTGGTGCGCGCGATCCGCAAGGTCCTCACGGAGGCGATCGCGGCAGGCGGATCGTCGCTTCGGGATCATGTGCAACCCTCGGGCGAGCTCGGCTATTTCCAGCATAGCTGGGCCGTGTACGGACGCGAGGGCGAGGCCTGTCCGCGCTGTGTTGCAGATGCAGTGCCGTGCAAAATCAAACGAATCGTACAATCGAATCGCTCGACATTTCTCTGTCCACGATTCCAACGTTGA
- the recF gene encoding DNA replication/repair protein RecF, with translation MKDAALHCVTGSMAVPVADAASASAPAGRLAVRRLALTDFRGYASLRLESGIQPVVLTGPNGAGKTNLLEALSLLAPGRGMRRARLDEIDRRAGAKKTCWAVAASLATRRGPLEIGTGRDPEASADSPRRVVRIDGKPMRGQAELARLLSILWVTPDMDRLFQEGTGGRRRFLDRLIYGADPDHAGRVAAYDHALRERARLLRDGIRDEAWLSALEAAMAEKGVAIAAARRAFVRRLQEALHLGIAPFPRARVALRGNVESWLDEAPALKVEDRFKTHLAASRTQDIEAVGGLDGPHRTDLAVQHVENGMPAALCSTGEQKALLIALVLAHARLLALEHSAPPILLLDEVAAHLDHVRRTALYDELRALGAQAWMTGTDEALFESMGDNARYFRVAGGEVAPR, from the coding sequence GTGAAGGACGCAGCGCTCCATTGCGTGACGGGTTCGATGGCAGTGCCGGTTGCCGATGCTGCCTCGGCGAGCGCGCCCGCGGGCCGGCTTGCGGTACGCCGCCTGGCGCTCACCGATTTTCGCGGCTACGCAAGCCTGAGGCTCGAATCGGGGATTCAGCCGGTCGTGCTGACCGGCCCCAACGGTGCTGGCAAGACCAACCTCTTGGAAGCCCTTTCGCTCCTCGCACCCGGCCGCGGGATGCGGCGCGCCCGCCTCGACGAGATCGATCGCAGGGCCGGTGCCAAGAAAACGTGCTGGGCCGTTGCCGCGTCCCTTGCGACGCGGCGCGGCCCGCTCGAGATCGGGACAGGGCGCGATCCCGAGGCAAGTGCCGATTCGCCCCGGCGCGTTGTGCGCATCGACGGTAAGCCGATGCGCGGCCAGGCCGAGCTCGCGCGGCTTCTGAGCATATTGTGGGTGACGCCGGATATGGATCGCCTGTTCCAGGAAGGTACTGGCGGCCGCCGGCGCTTTCTCGATCGGCTGATCTATGGTGCGGATCCCGATCATGCCGGGCGGGTTGCCGCCTACGACCATGCGCTGCGCGAGCGCGCGCGTCTTTTGCGCGACGGCATTCGCGACGAGGCGTGGCTGTCGGCACTCGAAGCGGCCATGGCGGAAAAAGGCGTTGCAATCGCCGCGGCGCGTCGTGCTTTCGTTCGCCGGCTCCAAGAGGCCCTTCATCTTGGCATTGCCCCTTTCCCGCGCGCACGTGTGGCACTTCGGGGTAACGTTGAAAGCTGGCTCGACGAGGCGCCCGCCCTCAAGGTCGAGGATCGGTTCAAGACGCATCTTGCGGCTTCGCGTACACAGGACATCGAGGCGGTCGGCGGACTCGACGGACCGCATCGCACCGATCTCGCCGTCCAGCACGTCGAAAACGGGATGCCGGCCGCGCTTTGTTCGACGGGCGAGCAGAAAGCGCTCCTGATCGCCCTCGTGCTGGCCCACGCGCGGCTCTTGGCACTCGAGCACTCGGCACCCCCGATTCTGCTGCTCGACGAGGTCGCGGCACACCTCGATCACGTGCGACGCACGGCACTTTACGATGAACTACGCGCATTGGGTGCGCAGGCCTGGATGACCGGCACGGATGAAGCGCTCTTCGAAAGCATGGGCGACAATGCGCGATATTTTCGAGTAGCCGGTGGCGAGGTCGCACCGCGTTGA
- the ubiB gene encoding 2-polyprenylphenol 6-hydroxylase, with the protein MLEPLRHVARLLAIAHTLARHDALFPLEAAEIAPIVTFLARALAKKRRGGDNVLRPGQRLAAALEELGPSFIKLGQAISVRSDLLGEEVAEDLSLLQDRLPPFASAEVRATIERELGKPVETLFARFDDKPIAAASIAQVHYAETTTGDPVAVKVLRPGIEASFERDIALLDWLAGLVERTRPSLRRLKPRDVVTTFRETVHIEMDLRMEAAAASEFAESLSDDPNVHVPTVDWLRTSRRVMTLERIEGIPIDERDNLIAAGHDPDRIVARAAETFFVQVFRNGFFHADMHPGNVFVDRDGRLVMVDFGIMGRVDRKTRIYLAEMLVGFLQGDYRAVADVHFRAGYIPREKSVDAFMQACRSIGEPIMNKPLHEISLARLLAQLFQITETFEMETQPQLLLLQKSMLLAEGVGRRLNPDINMWTLARPLVEEWMRANRGPEARIRESMYELVDLVERLPEFARETEVAISRLANIGLMLHPETLQVLSAAQRGEVALLLPLWAVVLLLALILLILL; encoded by the coding sequence ATGCTCGAACCCTTACGTCACGTCGCCCGGCTTCTCGCTATCGCGCACACGCTTGCGCGTCATGACGCGCTTTTCCCGCTCGAGGCTGCGGAAATCGCACCGATTGTGACATTCCTCGCGCGCGCATTGGCTAAAAAACGGCGTGGCGGGGACAATGTGCTGCGGCCCGGCCAACGCCTTGCGGCAGCACTCGAGGAACTCGGCCCGAGCTTCATCAAGCTCGGCCAAGCGATTTCGGTACGCTCGGATCTGCTCGGCGAGGAGGTCGCCGAAGATTTGTCCTTGCTCCAGGATCGCCTTCCTCCCTTCGCTAGCGCAGAGGTACGGGCGACAATCGAGCGGGAATTGGGTAAACCGGTCGAGACCCTTTTTGCGCGTTTCGACGACAAGCCCATCGCCGCCGCCTCCATCGCACAGGTCCACTATGCCGAGACGACGACCGGCGACCCCGTCGCGGTCAAGGTCCTCCGTCCCGGGATCGAGGCGTCCTTCGAGCGCGATATAGCGCTCTTAGATTGGCTTGCCGGGCTCGTCGAACGAACGAGGCCCTCCCTGCGCCGCCTCAAGCCGCGCGACGTCGTCACCACGTTTCGCGAGACGGTGCACATCGAGATGGATTTGCGGATGGAGGCGGCGGCCGCGTCGGAATTCGCCGAGTCGCTCTCCGACGATCCGAACGTGCATGTTCCGACGGTCGATTGGCTGCGAACCTCGCGCCGTGTGATGACGCTCGAGCGCATCGAAGGAATCCCGATCGACGAGCGCGACAACCTGATTGCCGCCGGCCACGATCCCGACCGGATCGTGGCGCGGGCGGCCGAGACGTTCTTCGTCCAGGTTTTCCGCAACGGATTTTTCCACGCTGACATGCATCCGGGAAACGTTTTCGTCGATCGCGACGGCCGCCTCGTGATGGTCGATTTCGGCATCATGGGGCGGGTCGACCGCAAAACCCGCATCTATCTCGCGGAGATGCTTGTCGGATTTCTTCAGGGCGACTATCGGGCCGTCGCCGACGTGCATTTCCGCGCGGGATACATCCCCCGCGAAAAATCCGTCGACGCTTTCATGCAGGCTTGCCGCTCGATCGGCGAGCCGATCATGAACAAGCCGCTCCACGAAATCTCGCTCGCACGACTCCTGGCCCAGCTCTTCCAGATCACCGAGACCTTCGAAATGGAGACCCAACCTCAGCTCCTCCTTCTCCAGAAGTCGATGCTGCTCGCCGAGGGGGTCGGTCGCAGGCTCAACCCCGACATCAATATGTGGACGCTCGCCCGTCCGCTCGTCGAGGAATGGATGCGCGCGAATCGGGGACCGGAGGCGCGCATCCGCGAAAGCATGTATGAGCTGGTCGATCTCGTCGAACGCCTGCCCGAATTCGCCCGCGAGACCGAAGTGGCGATTTCGCGCCTCGCCAATATCGGCCTCATGCTGCATCCGGAAACGCTACAGGTACTGTCGGCCGCACAGCGGGGCGAGGTGGCGCTGCTCCTCCCACTCTGGGCCGTCGTGCTGCTTTTGGCGCTGATCCTGCTGATACTCCTCTGA
- a CDS encoding enoyl-CoA hydratase, producing the protein MAYEHIIAETRGTVGLITLNRPQALNALCSPLIVEMGAALDAFEADEGIGAVVITGSDKAFAAGADIKEMQPQGYMDVYLRDFITKGWERATTCRKPIIAAVAGFALGGGCELAMMCDFILAADNAKFGQPEIKLGTIPGAGGTQRLTRFVGKSKAMEMVLTGRMMDAAEAERAGLVSRVLPLAELLPEAIKTAQAIAKLSRPSVLMAKESVNRAYETTLTEGIRFERRLFHSTFALQDQKEGMRAFIEKRAPDFKNR; encoded by the coding sequence ATGGCATACGAGCATATCATCGCGGAGACGCGCGGAACCGTCGGGCTCATCACGCTCAATCGCCCGCAGGCGCTGAATGCACTCTGTTCGCCCCTCATCGTCGAAATGGGTGCAGCCCTCGATGCCTTCGAGGCGGACGAAGGGATCGGCGCCGTCGTCATCACCGGAAGCGATAAAGCATTCGCGGCGGGTGCCGACATCAAGGAGATGCAGCCGCAGGGCTATATGGATGTATATCTCCGCGATTTCATCACAAAAGGTTGGGAGCGTGCGACGACGTGCCGCAAGCCGATCATCGCCGCCGTGGCGGGCTTCGCACTCGGTGGGGGGTGCGAACTCGCCATGATGTGCGACTTCATCCTTGCGGCCGACAACGCGAAGTTCGGCCAACCTGAGATCAAGCTTGGAACGATTCCGGGTGCTGGCGGCACTCAGCGCCTTACACGTTTCGTCGGCAAATCGAAGGCGATGGAAATGGTGCTCACGGGACGCATGATGGACGCCGCGGAAGCCGAGCGTGCAGGGCTTGTAAGCCGCGTGTTGCCGCTTGCCGAACTTCTGCCTGAAGCGATCAAGACTGCGCAGGCGATTGCCAAACTTTCACGACCGTCGGTGCTTATGGCCAAGGAATCGGTCAATCGCGCATACGAGACCACGCTTACGGAGGGCATTCGCTTCGAGCGAAGGCTGTTTCACTCGACCTTCGCCTTGCAAGACCAGAAAGAAGGCATGCGGGCCTTCATCGAAAAGCGGGCACCCGATTTCAAGAACCGTTGA
- the dnaN gene encoding DNA polymerase III subunit beta, with protein MKITIERAALLRSLAHVQSVVERRNTIPILANVLLEAKTGSVSLTATDMDLEIVDRTAAEIGQDGATTVSAHTFYDIVRKLPEGAQVRLESNSERSMLFIKCGRSQFTLQTLPAEDFPVMTGGELPTQFSLAATELKTLVDRTGFAISTEETRYYLNGIYLHAAEQGKVKFLRAAATDGHRLARVEMALPAGAESMPGVIVPRKTVLEVRKLIDASEAAVQVGLSETRIRFGLEDIVLTSKLIDGTFPDYERVIPTNNDKVLEVARHEFADAVDRVSTISTEKSRAVKLALADGVLTLSASSPDAGSATEEIEVKYNSGALEIGFNSRYLLDITKQIEGDYAQFAMSDAASPTVVQDAADKSALYVLMPMRV; from the coding sequence ATGAAGATAACAATCGAACGCGCGGCCCTCTTAAGGTCGCTCGCCCATGTCCAGAGCGTCGTCGAGCGCCGGAACACGATTCCGATCCTCGCAAACGTGCTCCTCGAGGCGAAGACGGGTTCGGTAAGCCTTACGGCGACCGATATGGACCTCGAAATCGTCGATCGCACGGCGGCCGAGATCGGCCAGGATGGGGCCACGACCGTTTCCGCACACACTTTCTACGACATCGTACGCAAGCTGCCGGAGGGTGCGCAGGTGCGGCTTGAGTCGAACAGCGAGCGATCGATGCTGTTCATCAAGTGCGGGCGTTCCCAATTCACGCTCCAGACGCTCCCCGCCGAGGATTTTCCGGTCATGACGGGAGGCGAGCTGCCGACCCAATTCTCGTTGGCTGCAACCGAGCTCAAGACGCTCGTCGATCGCACCGGTTTCGCGATTTCGACGGAGGAGACGCGGTACTATCTGAACGGCATCTATCTCCACGCCGCCGAACAGGGCAAGGTCAAGTTTCTGCGCGCGGCGGCGACCGACGGCCATCGTCTCGCGCGCGTGGAGATGGCGCTGCCTGCTGGGGCCGAGAGCATGCCAGGCGTCATCGTACCGCGGAAGACGGTCCTCGAAGTGCGCAAGCTCATCGACGCGAGCGAGGCGGCGGTGCAGGTCGGCCTTTCCGAGACACGGATCCGTTTCGGCTTGGAAGACATTGTGCTGACGTCAAAGCTCATCGATGGGACATTTCCCGATTACGAGCGAGTAATCCCGACGAACAACGACAAAGTCCTCGAAGTCGCACGCCACGAATTCGCGGATGCGGTCGACCGAGTGTCGACGATTTCGACCGAGAAATCGCGCGCGGTGAAGCTCGCACTCGCGGACGGTGTGCTGACCCTCTCGGCCAGCAGCCCCGACGCCGGCAGCGCCACCGAGGAGATCGAGGTTAAGTACAATTCGGGTGCTCTCGAAATTGGATTCAACTCGCGATATCTCCTCGATATCACCAAACAGATCGAAGGCGATTACGCCCAATTCGCGATGTCCGATGCCGCCTCGCCGACGGTCGTTCAGGACGCCGCGGACAAAAGCGCGCTTTACGTGCTGATGCCGATGCGAGTGTGA
- the ubiE gene encoding bifunctional demethylmenaquinone methyltransferase/2-methoxy-6-polyprenyl-1,4-benzoquinol methylase UbiE has protein sequence MSEKSGLEPRDSPSARVREEADFGFRRVPAGAKKNLVREVFDTVANHYDLMNDLMSAGVHRLWKDALVDWLAPRSGQTILDVAGGTGDVAFRLAARTKRTCRVVVCDANERMVQIGRDRALDRGMLSGIDWLVGDAQDLPVAANSADAYTIAFGLRNVTDIETALREAKRVLKPGGRFLCLEFSRVTVPLLDDLYSRYSFSVIPWIGANVTGNREAYRYLVESIRRFPPQHLLAERIERAGLGQVRVRNLSGGIAAMHSAWRL, from the coding sequence ATGTCGGAGAAAAGCGGCCTGGAACCTCGCGACTCGCCCTCGGCCCGCGTGCGGGAGGAGGCGGATTTCGGCTTTCGTCGCGTGCCGGCCGGGGCCAAGAAGAATCTCGTGCGCGAGGTCTTCGACACGGTGGCCAACCACTACGACCTGATGAACGATTTGATGAGTGCGGGCGTCCACCGGCTTTGGAAGGATGCATTGGTCGACTGGCTCGCGCCCCGTTCGGGACAAACGATCCTGGACGTTGCCGGCGGCACCGGGGATGTCGCCTTTCGACTCGCTGCCCGCACAAAGCGGACATGCCGCGTCGTGGTTTGCGACGCGAACGAGCGGATGGTGCAAATCGGGCGCGACCGCGCGCTCGACCGGGGCATGCTCTCTGGAATCGACTGGCTTGTCGGCGATGCACAGGATCTTCCGGTCGCTGCGAACTCGGCCGACGCCTACACGATCGCCTTCGGGCTTCGGAACGTGACGGATATCGAAACGGCCCTGCGCGAAGCCAAGCGCGTGTTGAAGCCGGGCGGGCGATTTTTGTGTCTCGAATTCAGCCGCGTCACGGTGCCGCTTCTCGACGATCTTTACAGCCGCTATTCCTTCTCGGTCATTCCCTGGATTGGCGCGAATGTGACCGGCAATCGCGAGGCCTATCGTTATCTGGTCGAGAGCATTCGCCGCTTTCCGCCCCAGCATTTGCTCGCCGAGCGGATCGAACGCGCCGGCCTCGGCCAGGTGCGCGTGCGCAATCTGTCGGGCGGGATCGCGGCCATGCATTCCGCTTGGCGGCTTTGA
- the coaBC gene encoding bifunctional phosphopantothenoylcysteine decarboxylase/phosphopantothenate--cysteine ligase CoaBC, whose amino-acid sequence MLVGKRVLLIIAGGIAAYKSLELIRRLRERGAAVRAILTNGGAQFVTPLSVASLTEEKVYQDIFSLTDESEMGHIELSRSADLLVIAPASADIMAKMAAGIADDLATTTLLATDKAVMMAPAMNVRMWEHAATKANLALLEARGVRRVGPNEGDMACGEYGPGRMAEPLEIVAAIEAHFHDRSPLRGRRALVTSGPTHEAIDPVRYIANRSSGKQGHAIAAALARLGATTTLVTGPTFEVDPPGVTVVRIESAREMLSACLAAMPADVAVCAAAVSDWRPAEAVAQKIKKDGKAPSLSLVENPDILATLSKSGNRRPRLVVGFAAETEKVIANAQAKRKKKGCDWILANDVSPETGTFGGDANTIHLISENGVEDWPTMTKAQVAERIAARVAIELGDES is encoded by the coding sequence GTGCTGGTCGGCAAACGCGTTCTGCTGATCATCGCGGGTGGCATCGCCGCGTATAAGAGTCTCGAGCTGATCCGGCGCCTGCGCGAGCGCGGCGCGGCCGTGCGCGCGATCCTGACGAACGGGGGCGCCCAGTTCGTCACCCCGCTCTCTGTCGCGTCGCTCACCGAGGAAAAGGTCTATCAGGACATCTTCTCGCTGACCGATGAGAGCGAGATGGGGCACATCGAGCTTTCGCGTTCCGCCGACCTTCTCGTGATCGCGCCGGCGAGTGCCGACATCATGGCGAAGATGGCGGCGGGAATTGCGGACGATCTCGCGACCACAACGCTGCTTGCAACGGACAAGGCGGTGATGATGGCGCCGGCCATGAACGTGCGCATGTGGGAACATGCTGCGACGAAAGCCAATCTCGCACTTCTCGAGGCCCGCGGCGTCCGTCGTGTCGGCCCCAATGAAGGCGACATGGCGTGCGGCGAATACGGCCCGGGCCGCATGGCCGAACCGTTGGAGATCGTGGCCGCCATCGAGGCGCATTTCCATGACCGCTCGCCCCTTCGGGGCCGGCGCGCCCTGGTGACGAGCGGCCCGACCCATGAGGCGATCGACCCGGTCCGCTATATCGCCAATCGCTCCTCGGGCAAGCAAGGTCATGCGATCGCAGCGGCTCTGGCGCGGCTCGGCGCCACGACGACCCTCGTGACCGGGCCGACCTTCGAGGTGGATCCGCCGGGGGTGACGGTCGTGCGAATCGAGTCGGCGCGCGAAATGCTGTCGGCCTGTCTCGCCGCCATGCCCGCCGACGTGGCGGTGTGCGCCGCCGCGGTGAGCGACTGGCGTCCCGCCGAGGCCGTCGCCCAGAAGATCAAGAAGGACGGCAAGGCCCCGTCGCTCTCGCTCGTCGAAAATCCGGATATACTTGCCACGCTAAGCAAATCGGGCAATCGACGCCCTCGCCTTGTCGTCGGATTCGCGGCGGAGACCGAGAAGGTCATCGCCAATGCTCAGGCCAAGCGCAAGAAGAAGGGCTGCGACTGGATTCTCGCAAACGACGTTTCACCGGAAACCGGAACGTTCGGCGGAGACGCCAATACGATCCACCTGATCTCCGAGAATGGCGTGGAGGACTGGCCGACCATGACCAAGGCGCAAGTCGCCGAGCGCATCGCAGCACGCGTGGCGATCGAGCTCGGAGATGAGTCGTGA
- the dnaA gene encoding chromosomal replication initiator protein DnaA: MAESEFRGGVDAQWARVRGRLRAEYGEAAYKSWLKPLTFKSMEGGLVRLSAPTRFMRDWVANHYADRIRTFWTGENSGVRAIDILVESTRDAAAGKLKAKAEREQAPDTSEPEQDGRSNFSAPLDPRFTFENYVVGKPNELAHAAARRVAESSTVPFNPLFLYSGVGLGKTHLMHAIAWHIKKRDPARRVIYLSAEKFMYQFIRALRFKDTVAFKEQFRSVDVLMIDDVQFISGKESTQEEFFHTFNALVDQNRQIVISADKSPSDLEGLEERLRSRLGWGLVADIHPTSYELRLGILQSKAESMGVQPIPAKVMEFLAHKITSNVRELEGALNRIVAHATLIGRSITLETTQEVLHDLLRANDRRVTIEEIQKRVAEHFNIRISDMHSARRARAVARPRQVAMYLAKQLTARSLPEIGRKFGGRDHTTVMHAVRKVEELRATDSGFSDDVELLRRMLEG; encoded by the coding sequence ATGGCGGAAAGCGAATTTCGCGGCGGAGTCGATGCGCAATGGGCGCGGGTTCGTGGACGTCTCAGGGCCGAGTACGGTGAAGCAGCATACAAGAGCTGGTTGAAGCCGCTTACCTTCAAGTCGATGGAGGGGGGGCTCGTCCGTCTTTCAGCGCCGACGCGATTCATGCGCGATTGGGTTGCCAACCACTATGCCGACCGCATCCGCACGTTCTGGACCGGCGAGAATTCCGGCGTCCGTGCCATCGACATCCTCGTTGAATCGACGCGGGACGCCGCGGCCGGGAAGCTCAAGGCCAAGGCCGAGCGGGAGCAAGCACCCGACACTTCCGAACCCGAGCAGGACGGCCGTAGCAATTTCTCGGCGCCCCTCGATCCGCGCTTCACGTTCGAAAATTACGTGGTCGGCAAACCGAACGAGCTCGCGCACGCCGCGGCGCGCCGGGTCGCCGAGTCCTCGACCGTGCCGTTCAATCCCCTCTTCCTCTACAGCGGGGTCGGCCTCGGCAAGACGCATCTGATGCACGCCATCGCGTGGCATATCAAAAAGCGCGATCCCGCGCGCCGCGTCATCTATCTCTCGGCCGAGAAGTTCATGTATCAGTTCATCCGCGCGCTCCGTTTCAAGGACACGGTCGCGTTCAAGGAGCAGTTCCGCTCGGTCGACGTCCTGATGATCGACGATGTCCAGTTCATCAGCGGCAAGGAATCGACCCAGGAGGAATTTTTTCACACCTTCAACGCCCTGGTCGACCAGAACCGCCAGATCGTGATTTCGGCCGATAAATCGCCGTCCGATCTCGAGGGACTTGAGGAGCGCCTGCGCTCCCGCCTCGGCTGGGGCCTCGTCGCCGATATTCATCCAACGAGCTACGAGCTGAGGCTCGGCATCCTCCAGTCCAAGGCGGAAAGCATGGGCGTACAACCCATACCCGCCAAGGTGATGGAATTCCTTGCGCACAAGATCACGTCCAACGTGCGCGAACTCGAAGGTGCGCTCAATCGCATCGTGGCGCACGCGACCCTCATCGGCCGCTCGATCACGCTCGAAACGACGCAGGAAGTGCTCCATGACCTGCTGCGGGCGAATGATCGGCGCGTGACGATCGAGGAGATTCAAAAGCGTGTCGCGGAGCACTTCAATATTCGGATCTCGGACATGCACTCGGCACGCCGTGCGCGCGCGGTGGCGCGCCCGCGCCAGGTCGCCATGTATCTCGCCAAACAATTGACCGCGCGCTCGTTGCCGGAAATCGGGCGCAAATTCGGCGGGCGCGATCACACGACCGTTATGCACGCGGTGCGCAAGGTCGAGGAATTGCGTGCGACCGACTCCGGATTTTCGGACGACGTCGAACTCCTGCGCCGAATGCTCGAGGGTTAA
- the rpsT gene encoding 30S ribosomal protein S20 has product MAHHKSAKKRIRRNDRRQDINRARTSRLRTFVRKTEAAIASGDKSAAQAAYREMEPELHSAVTKGVIHRNTVARSLSRLSARIKSL; this is encoded by the coding sequence ATGGCGCACCATAAATCGGCGAAGAAAAGGATTCGACGGAACGATCGACGGCAAGACATTAATCGCGCGCGCACCAGCCGTCTGCGCACCTTCGTCCGCAAGACCGAAGCGGCAATCGCCAGCGGCGACAAGAGTGCAGCACAGGCCGCCTATCGGGAGATGGAGCCGGAGCTGCACTCTGCGGTCACGAAGGGCGTCATTCATCGCAACACTGTTGCGAGAAGCCTCTCGCGCCTCTCCGCGCGCATCAAGTCGCTGTAA